From a region of the Narcine bancroftii isolate sNarBan1 chromosome 5, sNarBan1.hap1, whole genome shotgun sequence genome:
- the LOC138765479 gene encoding P2Y purinoceptor 2-like, with protein sequence MRPRRSLSTTEVLLLDVILVDFLAVGSSALALLQFVPGHQVGVLHSTSLLLGLINLCSNPTFMTVIALDQYIAIAHPILFHTWRRPQYYVKLSVIIWVSVLVLNLPVFYILITTFVGYFDCLMIYSISTPWKAFLLFTELVLGIMPILVILVCYVSTAKKLVDMGAGKESMRSTKEQGLRTIGATLAVLVTTFAPFHVAQVYVTVADLWDRGDPSLWLYACYVKPYAWILTFFSAFLNPVLYVFRLQRAGWRMRCCPALSSE encoded by the coding sequence ATGCGGCCAAGGAGGAGCTTGTCCACAACCGAGGTTCTGCTGCTCGATGTAATCCTCGTCGACTTTTTGGCGGTCGGGTCTTCTGCCCTTGCCCTCCTTCAGTTCGTCCCGGGCCACCAAGTGGGCGTCCTCCACAGCACTTCCCTGCTGCTGGGTCTAATCAACCTTTGCAGCAATCCGACCTTCATGACGGTCATCGCCCTGGACCAATACATCGCCATTGCCCACCCCATCTTGTTTCACACCTGGAGACGGCCCCAGTACTATGTTAAGCTCTCGGTTATTATTTGGGTGTCAGTGTTGGTCCTGAACCTTCCGGTCTTTTACATATTAATAACCACATTTGTTGGATATTTCGATTGCCTGATGATATATTCAATATCGACGCCGTGGAAAGCATTTTTACTGTTTACTGAACTTGTATTGGGTATCATGCCAATTCTGGTCATTTTAGTTTGCTATGTCTCGACAGCAAAGAAGCTGGTGGACATGGGAGCTGGGAAGGAATCCATGAGGTCCACGAAGGAGCAGGGGCTCCGAACCATCGGGGCGACTTTGGCCGTACTTGTCACCACCTTTGCACCCTTTCACGTCGCCCAGGTCTACGTCACGGTCGCAGACCTGTGGGACCGGGGGGACCCGAGCTTGTGGCTATATGCATGCTACGTCAAACCGTACGCCTGGATCCTCACCTTCTTCTCAGCTTTCCTCAACCCCGTCCTGTACGTGTTCCGGCTCCAGAGGGCGGGCTGGCGAATGCGCTGCTGCCCCGCGCTCAGTTCGGAATGA